The region TGCTCGTTATTACGGGGGATCGGTGGAGTGTAAAGCAAAAAGCAGTGCGTGACGAATTAGTAAGCACTGCTTTATTGCGCCGCTGTGAGAGTGAAAAGTGTCGAGACAGAAAGTGATACAGAAACAGAAAGTGAAACAGATTTTTTAACGCGCAAACTTTCTGCTTACTGCCTCGCGCATTTCTGCACCCTCGATAGAAAGTCTTGTCCAAGGAATTGCAAGCAATCTATCTGCTTCAATCGGCTCTTCCGTTTCTTCGCAAAGGCCGTAAGTCCCGCTCTCTATGCGGGAGAGGGCCATCTCGATCTCGAGCAGTTGATTTCTCATGCGCTCTTGCGACACCAGAAAAGTATGTTCCTCGATATGCGCGACCGAGATATCTCCTTCGTCCCCGGTCTTTTCCGAATGGGTAAACTCCAACTGGGCTGTTCTGAAACGATTCAGAATGTCTTGTTTTGTAAGGATAAGTTTTCTACGGCACTCAGTAACAATGTTTTCTGTGATCGGATTTTTCATAACAGCCCCCTTCTTTGGACTAAGCGGTCTAGTTTGCCGCTTTGTGTTCCTTAGACGGGAAGGTTGAGGGGGCCGGTTAAAAAAAGTGTATTAAATATTCTTATGTGAGCTATTGGCGAATACGCATAGGTGCAATTTCACCTTTTTCCACGGTCAAAGAGACTACAGGGCGCTCGATCTCGCGCTCAGAGCTCATTGTGAGCGTGCCAAGGGATCCTGGGAACTTCTTAAGACCAATCAGCTTGGCTGTTAATGCTTCGCGCGTGTCGGCCCCTGAGGCCACTAATTGACGTAAGATTAAGCCAGCGTCATACGCTTGGATTTCAATCAGGGATGGAGCTTCGCCGTAGAGGTTTTTATACTCCGTGATAAAACGGGATTGATCTTGAGTCATAGGAGCGATTGAATCCACGAACATTAAGTTGTTTGAAAAGTTACCGGCACGTTTTGCAATGCCCGGGGTATTCCATAAATTTGTTCCCATTAACTTTACGCCACGAACATCATTGAATGCGAGCATCGCAGCAATTTGGCCCATTGCTTTAGCGCTATCCGGAATAAAGATCGCGTCGAAATCGGTGATCGGCGGGAGAACATTTTCTGTATTATCTTTGCGGGCAGAACGTTTTTTGTCGGAGTGTTTCAACTCTTTCAAACGCAGATTGAACTCATCCTGACGACCTTCTCCGTAGTATGTGCCAACTAAGCGTTGAACCACCAAGCGAAAGTCAGTTTCTTTGGTTGAATAAGTTTGGATTGCCGTAATCTGCCCACCACGAGCCAAAACTTCATCCCAGAAGATATTCGTGAATTCGACACCATACTGATCATTTGGATATAATACTGCAAATTTCTTCATGCCCATGTCGTCCATCGCTGTTCTTACCAGCTGACGGACTTGCATTTCGCTTGTCAGAGAGTTTCTAAAAACTGTAGGGCCAATTTCGGTTAAGCCAGAACGTTGTGATAAAGCGATACTAGGAACACCCAGCTCATCAGATTTTGCAGCGACTGCAGGAGCGGTCTTACTTAGCAAACTTCCAACAACCGCAATAACATTGTCTTCTTTTACTAATCTTTCTACACCACGACGAGCAGAGTCTGGATTGCCTTCGCTGTCCATGACCGCCAATTTAAATCCCGATCCGGGAACATGAAGCCCTAAGCCCATTTCAAGGCCGCGAAGCGCGCGTTGTCCTACGGGTGCATTCTTTCCACTGAGTGGAAGAACCACACCGACAGTTTTAGATTGAACGTTTTTAGCAGCATCCAGTTGCGACAAGATGTCTTTAGCGCGAATTGCCAGATCACTCTCTGGCAAATAGTCGATCACGCCTGCGTAATATTTTTTTGCTTTGGAAATATCACGCTCTTCAAGGGCTTTATCAGCAAGGCGAGCCATAGCATGTCCACGCAGAAAACCGTAGTCTGAGTTATCAGCAACTTCCTCAAGCTGTTTTTCATTTAGACGATTTTCTACATCTTCAATAGCGCGCAAGCGATACACATCTTGCTCTTGTTTTGTGGGAGCTTGAACGGATTGCGCGACCAGGCCCTTAAGTACAGTCAAAGGATCTTGAGCCACCGGCGCGGTAGGAACTTGAGTGATGGCGGACGGGGGAGCTGTCTGGGGTGGCTTTGCAGCTAACCCTGACATTCCCTTACCCTTTTTGCCGTTGTTTTTAGTGACAGGAGCTGGCTTGATCTCCGTTTTTTTCGTCGTTGTTGTAGTACAAGAAGCGATTACAAATGCGGAGAAAATCAAAGCGAGCTTAGATGTCATTTTCTATTCCTCATCAAGTGAGACACTTTTTCGTGGAAGGACTTCACCATCGGTGTTGCGTCCCCGGACTTGGCTAATTCTTCAATCAATTCTTTTTGGCGGTTAGAAAGAGTTGGAGGAGTGTCCACCAATATTCTAACCATCATATCACCAGAGCCAAAACCACCAATTTTTGGAAAGCCCTTTCCTTTCAAACGAAACGTTTGTCCAGAATGAGTTCCAGGTGGGATGCGAATCATCGCTTTGCCCGTCAAAGTTGGAACTTCGATACTTGTTCCTAGGATAGCATCAGTGTAGGTGATAGGTAAATCCAGCGTGACATCGTTTTCAGCACGCTTAAATAAAGGATGCTCCTGGAGGGCGATAATCACATAAAGGTCTCCAGCAGAACCACCGGCCCCTGCATCACCTTCTCCAGAAAGTTTAAGTCGTTGGCCCTCTTTTACTCCAGCGGGGACATTGACAGAAAGTTTTGCGGATTCCTCTTTATTTCCACGCTGGCGCATGAAGCTGATTACTTTTTCAGTGCCAACCGCGGCTTCTTCGTAAGAAACATTTAATGTATAACGTAAATCTGTACCCTTTTGAGGTCGGCGAGTGCGTGCACCAGCGCCGGCACCAGGACCGCCGCGAGCGCCACCAAAGATGTCGCCAAAGACGTCACCGAAAATATCTTGGAAAGGATCTCCACCAGCACCAGCGCCGCCAGTGTTGCCTCCAAAGCCGCCGCCGAAACCACCAAAGCCGCCGGCACCACCGAAGGGACCGCCAGCTCCGCCGCCACCACCAAAACCAGGGCCGGCGTGACCGAATTGATCATACATCTCGCGTTTTTTAGTATCGCTGAGAACTTCGTATGCTTCGCTCAGTTCCTTGAATTTCTCCTCGGCCTTTTTGTCACCCGGATTTTTATCGGGATGATACTGCATCGCAAGCTTGCGGAATGATTTTTTAATTTCATCCCCAGTAGCTGTACGCGAAACATTTAAAAGCGAGTAGTAGTCCTTCTTAGACAATCAACGCCTCTTATTCTGGTTTTTTCGCAACAACCACTTGGCCTGTGCGAATCACCTTGTCGTGCAATTTGTATGGTTTTTTAAATACGCGCGCCACGTGCCCAGGAGCCACTTTTTCTGTAGCCTCACTGCTTAATGCTTCATGGATATTTGGATCAAATGGGGCACCCTCAGACGGAATTTCAATCACAGAATGTTTCGCCAAAAGGTTGCGAAGTTCGGAGGCTGTCATCTCGATGCCTTGTTTGTAAGTCCCCAGATTCTCTGCGGTTACGTTCACTGCTAAAGCACGATCAAAGTTATCTACGATATCCAAAAGGTCACGGATGAATCTTTCGCCACCGTATTTCATCAACTCGGAACGCTCTTTGATCGCGTTGCGTTTATAGTTTTCAAATTCCGCGCGCAGGTACAAGAAATCGTTTTTATACTTCTCTGCTTGATCTTGAAGCTTTTGAATTTCAGAAGAGACATCGAAATTTTCAGATGCCGCTGGATTGGAATTTTGAGAGTTGTTTTCTTCTGACATGAAAGTTCCTTTCGCAATACTTAAGATTGTGTATTCATTAGATATTGTCAATTAGGGTGGGAGCAGATTTTTGGAACCTAGACATCTTCTTTGAGGAAGGTAAGTTCCTGGAAAACCTTGTTACTAATAACTAGGCCGTCTCGTGTTAATTTCCAATGCTCTTGGTCAGATTGAACCCAACCATTGCCCACGAGTTTATTCATAATGCTGGAAATTTGATGATAGACCGCAACAGGGAATTTCTCTTGCAGTTCTCGTTCACTGAGGCCACGCATTAAACGCATGGAAGTATGACAAAAGTCCGTGAGGGCTTGATGCATTTCTAGTTGTTCCACTTGCGCGTCGGGTAAATGAAGGGATGGCGACGTGAACTCTTTTCCTTCGAACTCAAGAATCTGCTTTTTGTATTCACCAATAGAGTTCAAATTCCAATATCGAGTACCCCATTTAGATTCTTTGGAATACGAATGAGAACTTAATCCCAAGCTCCAATAAGGTTGATCGATCCAATAAAGCATATTGTGTCGTGATTCATATCCCGGGATTGCAAAGTTGGAAATTTCGTACTGTTGAAACCCATGTCCAGTGAGCTCGTTGGCAATGAAATCGAACATATCGACTTGCTCGTCATCTAAAGCACGGCCTTTAGAAAGGGGATGGCCTTCGGGAACTGTTAAACAATAGGGGCTGATATGTTTTGCCCCTTGTTCCACGGCGATGCGAACATCATTTTGTAGGCCTTCCAGAGTTTGAGAGGGCAATGCGAACAAAATGTCGAAGCTGAAATTTAAGTTGTGAGCTCGCAAAAGGTCCAGAGTTTCCAGCGTCTGTTTTGCTGAGTGTTCGCGATGCACCATTTTTAACAAACGATCATCGAAAGTTTGAGCTCCCACACTGAAGCGATTTACTCCGTGGTCGATGTACATTTTCAATTTTTCTTTGTCGACTGTCGCCGGATTAATCTCGATCGTGATTTCGGTCTCGGGTCCAGTTGTATAGCCATATCTACCCAGCTCTTTGATAACAGCTACAATAAGATGAGCAGGGATCAAACTTGGTGTTCCGCCACCAAAGTAAAGTGTGTCTAACTTTTGAGGCTGATAGTAGCGATGCTTTTGGCGAATCTCTTCAAATAGCAATTGGACGTACTGATCCGGAGGCAAAATCTTACTTTGCTCGTAAGTCGCGAAGTCACAATAAGTGCAGCGCTGAATACAGTAAGGAATGTGAACGTAAACGCCAAAAGCCATGGGAGTTATCTAGAGTATGTCTAAGAAATTTCAACTAAAAAACGGCCTAAAAGTTCTTTTATTAGAGAGTCATAAGTCACCCGTGGTCTCAGTTCAAATGTGGGTGAAAACAGGCTCTGCCGACGAAAAAAAGGGCGAAGAGGGGATTTCTCACTTTATTGAGCACTTGGTATTTAAAGGAACTCGTAAATACAAAGTGGGGGAGATTGCTTCCACGGTAGAGGGTTCCGGTGGGGAGTTAAACGCCTATACGTCGTTCGATCAAACTGTATTTTACGTTACCATTTCCAAGCAGTTTACTGACGTAGCTATGGATGTAATCAGTGAAATGATGGGTTATCCAACCTTTGATCCACAAGAAATCGACAACGAGCGCGAAGTGGTGATCGAGGAAATTAAACGCGGTCAAGATAGCCCAGGTCGCAGATCCAGCCAGCTTTTATTTTCAAATATCTTCCGTAAGCATGCTTACGGAATTCCAGTAATTGGATACGACAAGGTTATTAATAAAGTTAGTGCCAAAAAAATTCGCGAATACTATCAAAGTCGTTATGTGCCTTCGAACATGTTCCTGGTCATCGCTGGAGATTTTGAATCGAAAGAGATGAAACAAAAAGTTGAAAAAATGTTCGGAGGATTTGCTCCGTATAAACTGCGCAAATCAAAACATGTTAAAGAGCCTGCACAGAAGAATATTCGTATCAAAGTTGAGCAAGCTAAATTTGAAACAACCACTGGTTACTTGAGCTGGAGAATTCCTAACGTTAAACATAAAGATATTGCTGCTCTGGAAGTATTGGCCTCTATCTTGGGCCAGGGGGATTCATCGCGTTTGATGCAGACCCTGCGCATTCGTGAACCGCTGACAAACTCCGTGGGAGCTTTTAGCTATTCAATGCCTGATGATGGGTTATTTGCTATATCGTTTAATCTTGAACAAGAAAACTTAGATAAAGCGTTAAATGCGATGATTCCGGTTCTGACCAAGATTATCCAAGAACCTCCAAGTGTCATGGAGATGCAAAAAGCGATTACGAATTTTGCAAGCCACGAAGTTTATTCGATGGAGACTGTGGATAACATTGCGAGAAAAGCCGGAGGGGATCAGTTCTATTACGACGATCATGATCACTACCGCAAATATATGAAACAAGTTTACTCTTTAAAGCCGGAAGATATTCAAAAGGCAGCAAAGAAGTACTTTAAATCAGATGCATTCAGCCTGTCGCTTATGACCAATATGGATAAGACACTGGCTGATAAATCGATGAAACTTTTTGCGAAAAACTTGAAGAAAGCGTTAGCGACAGTTAAGCCTGCTAAAGAAAAGCCACCTAAGTTTGTTCCTAAGAAATTCTCGATTAACACCGAGGCAGTTAAACACACTCCAGAAACTCAAAGAATCACTTTGAAATCAGGGGCAACACTTTTGGTGCGCGAACAAAAAGATACCCCTTACGTTTCCATGAAGGCGGCGTTTTTAGGTGGAGCGCGCATGGAAGATGGTACAACAAATGGTTTGACGGAACTTTTCTCAAGAAACTGGTTGTCTGGATCTGAAAAATTCACCGAGGACGAAATCAACCATCGGGTGGATGAATTAGCCGCTGGTATAGGTGCCTTCGGCGGCAGAAACTCTGTGGGTATGTCGATGGACTACCTTTCTCCTTTTGAAGATAAGATGCTTGAAATTTACACGGACTCTTTATTACATCCAAAGTTTCCAGTCGATATTTTGGAGCGTGAAAAAGTCGTTCAAAAAAATCAGGTAAAATCTCGTAACGACAATCCAGCCCAGATTTGCGTGATGAATTTCATGAAAGAAGTTTTCAAGAACCATCCTTATTCACGTGATCTTTTAGGGGATGACAAATCAATTTCCGCAATTACACAAAACTCTCTGCTAAAATATTATAATAATGTTGCACACGCAAAAAACTTAACAGTATGTGTGGTCGGAGACGTCGATACTAAAAAATGGGTAAACACTTTCGAAGAGGTCACAGCGGAACTGCCCTCAGGCAAAAAGATTGAAAACCATTTTCCAATCACCAAGGTGAAGGAGTCACGACACATCTTTCACGAACTTAAGAAAGAGCAAAGTCATATCATCGTCGGCTACCAAGGCCTGACGCTGGCAAGCCCAGAGCGCTACACTCTTGAGATCATTCAATCTATTCTAAGTGGTCAGGGGGGACGTTTGTTCTTAGAGCTTCGGGACAAAAACTCCTTAGCCTATTCCGTATCGCCTATGCACATGGAAGGCATCGAAGGCGGATACTTTGGTGGATATATCGGATGCTCGCCGGAGAAAGCTCAAAAATCTATTCAGATGCTTCAAGCGGAGTTTAAGAAATTAGCCGATGTAAAAGTTGGCGAAGAAGAATTAACTCGTGCACAACGATACTTAATCGGTCGTCATGATATCGAATTGCAACGTAAAGGTACGATTTGTAATGCGATCTTATTCGATGATATTTATGGTCTTGATTACCGTGAAAGTTTGGATGTAGCTGATAAGTATTTTGCGATCACACCAGAAGATATTCAAAATCTGGCTCAGAAGATCTTTGCGCAACCAGAGATTATTTCTCTGGTTGGGCCGAATGATATTTAAATCGAGAAGGTAATGGAACTCGCGGTCTATTATAGATCGCGGGCTACCGGTTCGCTTAAAGAAACCTCGCTGGAAGCAGTTTTCGCCTTAGGAGCTTTGCGCTTCTTACCTAAAGTCGCTTGAGCAACGATACCTTTTAGAAGGTCGCGAGAGTCATCATCTAACATCAAAGTAAAGCCGGATGGAACTTGCGCGTTGATCTTAACGGCCTTTTTCAAATCTGGATTAAACATCACAAAGTTATCTTCTGAAAGTTTACTTTTGCGCAAAAGATCTTTGGCGTTGATGCTTCGGGAAAGCTTCACGGTGTGGAGATTTAACTTCTCTGAATAGTTCAAATCTTTAAAGGCCTCTTCATGATATTTTTCTGCATAAAGAGCCGCTAGGAATTCAGAATAGAAATTTGAAGAAGCAAAATCGAAAGACTTAGTTCGGTATTTAGAAATGATTTCGCCTAAATCATGAGATTTTGCTTTCGCCATACCTTTGCGCATGCCTGGGGGACCATGGTTCCATGCTGTGATCGCTAAAGGCCACGAACGTTTTAAAATCATATGATTTTCTTTAAGCAATTGGGCAGCCGCCACAGTTGCCTTAAATGGCGAATGTCTTTCATCGATATTGTCATTCACAACCATGAATTTGCGACCTGTGCCGCCCATGAATTGCCAAATACCTGAGGCACCCACTTTGGATTTCGCATGTTTGTTAAAGCTGCTTTCCACGAATGGAATACGAGTTAGCTCAACCGGAAGACCATAGTTTTCAAAAATTTCTTCCATTGCCGGAAGGTACTTTGGACTGACTTCAAGACCTTCTTGGAAGAAGTTTCTTTGTCCAGTTTGCACGCGTACATTTTGTAAAGCCATTTTCGCTTTTGTTTTAACCTCGCCATCCAGATGGGAAAGGGCTTCCATCGCGCGAGTTTCATCTTCGTTCAAATTATCGTAGCTTTTCTTTTTAGCTAGAGACTTCAATGCGTTCTTGGTTTTTGCGACTTGTTGTTTTACCAAAGCGTCGGCTTTTAGATTTCTCATCCAACGATGTTTTGGCGTGTCTGATTCAATAATGCTAGTCACATCAACAACTTCAAAAATGATCCAAGGATAAACTGAATGGTGGATGACACGTTTATTGGAGTTATGAAGGGTATATACGTCAAACCAAAATCCTACGCGCTCACGTAGGTTTTCTGGGATATGGAACTCTTCAGAGATGATATTTTCATAGTCATTAAGGATTTCCTCGCGGTTTTCTACCACACCGGATTCAGGAATTGGTCCGTTGTCTTCGTCAATAGCAACAAACTGAGGAATATCTAAATTAATCGCTGATTCATCCGCATCGACCTCCGCGTCTTCATCATTATTAGCGAAGATCATTGGTTTTTCAGGATTTTTTGGCGTCGCCGGAATCGAAGATTCCCCTGCAAATATTGAATCCGTATCGATAAGATGAACTGAATTATAAAGAGCAACGACTCCCGCAAGAACAACCATGGTCGCAACACTGCCGGCCGTCAGTTTCTTCTTTTTAGTATCTAGTTTGGTAATCATATTAACTTTGATCATTAAAACCTGCTCTTTCAGTCAATTAGTAAGAGCAAGCCTGGTGCCGCCGTTAAAACCCGTGGAAACCCAATAGGTGCGGTGGAACCGTATAGAAGTTATACACTTTGCGCAGAAAGGGCAGCCGTTCCATTTTGATACACTGGACCGTGTGCTTCGCTAGACGTGGAAATGTTTAGGTAGACTCGCCTGGATACTCGAGAGAAAATAAACGAAAATCTTTAACTTGCGGTGGGCGGATATTATAAAACGTTTTCAAAACCTCCTTCGCTCTGTGCGCCACCAAAAGGTCAACAAAGTATTGGCGGGAGCCGTCGTCGTCTTGTGCATACCTACATTTGCATACTTTTGGGATATCGTTTGGGATCGAACTAACAGGGTTGAAATCATTCGTGCCGTTGATTTGTTTGAAGAACCAAATCCTTCGCCGTCGGCGACGCCTATTGGGATATTGGTGCCGCGTGAAAAACTAAAAGTTCTTAGAGTGCAATTTGGTGATGTGCATATGAGTGTCAAAATTCAGCGCAAGAATGGTGATGTAGGATGGATTGTATATAACCAAGAATCTGCAGAGATGAACGACTATTAGTCTCTAAATGATACATTGGGGTCTGTTTTCGACCAACGTCCTGATTTACAATAAACAATTAACCGAATCATTCCGATATGTTGTTAGACTATAGAGAGAATAACAACGAGTCCAGGAATGAAAGACAAACCAAACTCGCAATCAGTAGAACTTTTTGTAAGCCCTGAAGGCTATTTTCAGGAGCTAGTATCCAAAGGACTTTACGATCGTAAAGTTCAAACTTATCCTCTTGTCGAAACGTACCTCGTAAATCTTTTAAAGCAGTATCTAGATGCCAACGCACTTTTTGAAGCTGAAGCGACTCTGGCTGAAATGTATCTGCATGCTCACCAGGCCGAACAGTCCGTCAAAATGGAAAAGTTTAAAAAGCTGGGCGATCGCGCACTTTATATCAGTGGCTTTTTCGGAGACTCTCTAAGTCGCAAAGCAGTTGATGTGGATTACTACGCCAACATTGGTGGAGCGGCCTACACGCACTTGGCTCATGCGACACGTGAGGATGGCCTCGCAAAGGTTTATAAAACGTTCTCAGCGCGCTTCATTGAGTTCGTTGATGTGCTGACTTACATTAGCCAACACTCCTTCGTGAAGTCAGATGAAAGTATTCTTAGACTCTATGACCGGTACCAGAAGACGGGTTCAGAGCTTGCTCGGGAAAAGCTCGTGGAAATGGGGGTTCTGACCCTGCCTCAGGACCAAGTAAAGCTTGGCAAACAGGGGTGATTCCTCTAATCTGCGACCATGTTCGGTTTAGGCATGTCAGAAATCATTTTCCTAGCTATCCTGGCACTGATCGTGATCGGTCCCAAGGAACTTCCAGAAGTGGCGCGCACTCTTGGCCGCTTTCTTAACGAACTTAAAAGAACAACAGGTGATTTTACCGAAGACTTGAAAAAACAAGCGCGCGTAGATCACATTGATTTGTTCGAGACGCCTAGAAAAGGTCCGCGGAGCGCTCCTCCAGCAAATCCCTCTGTATCGAATGATGAAGAAGGTGATTGGAGTTCGCCAGATCACGTACCTCACGGTGGTGCGCCAACAATGCACGATTCAGCACATAAGCGTGAACCCGTTCAAATGGATCTTCCTGAACAAAAGAGCACTGATGACGGTGGCGATAACAAAGGGAACAAGGCCTAATGAGAACTGAAGACTTAGACCAAAAATCCCAGTCATTATACGAGCATCTTGGTGAACTTCGTTTCCGTTTAGTTCGTATGGTTTGGATTCTGCTTATTGCAACGGGGATCTGCTATCATTTTAGCGAACCAGTTTTTGATTTCATTCGAGCACCGATCGCACCTTATCTTCCTGGTGGCGGTTTGATTTACACCGGTCCTCTGGATAAATTCATGGCTCATATCAAGATCGCATTTGTCTGCGGTATTATCGTGTCGTGTCCGTTGTGGCTTTACCAAGTGTGGAAGTTTGTAGCTCCTGGTCTTTATCAGAACGAACGAAAATATTCTATGGGCTTCATCATCGCCGGATCGGGATTATTCGTTTCTGGAGCCGCTTTCTCCTACTACGTAGTTTTGCCAATGGCATTTCATTTCCTGATGAACTATGGCGGCACAACAGATAAAGCGATGATTTCCATTGAGCAGTATTTGGGTTTTTTCACGCAAATGTGTTTGATGTTTGGTGTCTCTTTTGAGCTTCCCTTGATCATTTCGATTCTTGGAATGATGGGTTTAGTGAGCCAAAAGTTTTTAAAAGATAAAAGACGTTATGCGATCATGACTTTAGCGGTAGCGGCAGCCATCATCACTCCACCAGATTTAATGAGTATGGTGATGATGCTGATTCCGATGGTTCTTCTGTATGAGATCGGTGTGATCATGGTGGGTATTTTTGAACGTAAGCGCGAAACGGAAATCCGACAAAACCAAAGAGAGTAGCGATTTACACGCTGGCAACAGTCAGCAGCTCTTCAATTTAAAAAATAAAAAAGGGAAGCTTTGAACAAGCTTCCCTTTTTTTCTAAACATTCTAAGAAACAATTAAGGCTCTTCGAATTTGATCAGCACAGCGCCTGATTCGACGGAATCACCCTGTTTGATTTTGATCTCTTTGATTTTTACATCACGAGTAGCGCGCATTTCGTTTTCCATTTTCATCGCCTCCATGATCAAAAGTGGCTTATTCGCCTTCACGATATCGCCTTCTTTTGCAAAGATTTCGATGATTTTACCTGGCATGCCGGCCTTCAACTCCATATCGCCGCCAAAGCCGCCGCCTTTCTTCAAAGATTCATGCAAAAGCATTTCATCATTGAAGATTTTGATCGAACGGAACGAGTTACGCGTAAACACTGTGTATTCAGTGTCTGAACCCACAACGTCTATCAAGTAAGACTTACCTTGGAAAAGGAAACTGATGTATTCCTCAGCGTGTTTAAAGTCATTTTTGGAAATGTCATGGTGAACCCACTCTTTGCCCTCTTGTTGCAAAGAAATCTTCCAAGCGTGACGACCTTCCGTCACGTCTACTTTGTATTTGATTCCTCTAAGTTCTGCTTCGAAATACATGTTAAGTCCTCAACTGAAGTTTACGACCAACGCTTCTCCAAGTGGAGCGAACGTTAAGCTGACGGATATCCTTCGATTTACGATCGTTATAGGCTTCAATAGCCGCCGCGATCAAGAACACTGGATCATCAACTTGTTTGAACATCACAGGTTCGATAACTTCGAAGTTTTTCTCGATAAATTGTGTCGTGTAAGTACCGTCACGGAAAGTCGGGTGGTCCAAAATCGTTTTATGCAGAACGATGTTTGTTTTGATACCCGTCAATACGAACTCAGACAAAGCACGTTGCATACGATCGATCGCTTCATTACGAGTGTCACCCCAAGTAATAACCTTAGAGATCATAGGATCGTAATAGATCGGAACGTTGTAACCAGGGTAGGCGTAAGAATCCACACGCATGAACGGGCCTTGAGGGTGACGGCAAGCGCGGATAACACCTGGATTCGGTTTGTAAGTAACAGGATCTTCTGCGCAGATTCTGGCTTCGATAGCGTGGCCTTTTTGCTTGATGTCTTCTTGCTTAAAGCTCAAAGGCTTACCAGCAGCAACGTTGATTTGCTCACGAACCAAGTCAACACCAGTCACGATTTCCGTGATCGGATGTTCAACTTGCAAACGTGTATTCATTTCCATGAAATAGAATTCTTTAGTCGTGTTGTCGAAGATATATTCTATAGTACCCGCGCCAACGTAATTGATCTGCTTCGCCGCGCGAACAGATGCTTCACCCATGCGCAAGCGCACTTCATGCGGGACAGAAGGAGACGGAGACTCTTCGATGATCTTTTGGTTACGACGTTGAACAGAGCACTCACGTTCAAACAAGTGAACGTGGTTACCGTGTTTGTCGCCAAATACTTGGATCTCGATGTGTTTCGGATCATTGATGAACTTTTCGATGTATACAGTCGGATTTGCGAAATAGTTCTGACCCTCAGAGCGGCAAGCGCGGAAAGCACTTTCAAACTCATCCATCTTACGAACGATACGCATCCCTTTACCACCACCACCGGCGGTGGCTTTGATAATAACTGGAAGACCGATTTTTTCTGCAACTTTCAAAGCATCTTCAACAGTATCAACGC is a window of Bdellovibrio sp. SKB1291214 DNA encoding:
- a CDS encoding M16 family metallopeptidase produces the protein MSKKFQLKNGLKVLLLESHKSPVVSVQMWVKTGSADEKKGEEGISHFIEHLVFKGTRKYKVGEIASTVEGSGGELNAYTSFDQTVFYVTISKQFTDVAMDVISEMMGYPTFDPQEIDNEREVVIEEIKRGQDSPGRRSSQLLFSNIFRKHAYGIPVIGYDKVINKVSAKKIREYYQSRYVPSNMFLVIAGDFESKEMKQKVEKMFGGFAPYKLRKSKHVKEPAQKNIRIKVEQAKFETTTGYLSWRIPNVKHKDIAALEVLASILGQGDSSRLMQTLRIREPLTNSVGAFSYSMPDDGLFAISFNLEQENLDKALNAMIPVLTKIIQEPPSVMEMQKAITNFASHEVYSMETVDNIARKAGGDQFYYDDHDHYRKYMKQVYSLKPEDIQKAAKKYFKSDAFSLSLMTNMDKTLADKSMKLFAKNLKKALATVKPAKEKPPKFVPKKFSINTEAVKHTPETQRITLKSGATLLVREQKDTPYVSMKAAFLGGARMEDGTTNGLTELFSRNWLSGSEKFTEDEINHRVDELAAGIGAFGGRNSVGMSMDYLSPFEDKMLEIYTDSLLHPKFPVDILEREKVVQKNQVKSRNDNPAQICVMNFMKEVFKNHPYSRDLLGDDKSISAITQNSLLKYYNNVAHAKNLTVCVVGDVDTKKWVNTFEEVTAELPSGKKIENHFPITKVKESRHIFHELKKEQSHIIVGYQGLTLASPERYTLEIIQSILSGQGGRLFLELRDKNSLAYSVSPMHMEGIEGGYFGGYIGCSPEKAQKSIQMLQAEFKKLADVKVGEEELTRAQRYLIGRHDIELQRKGTICNAILFDDIYGLDYRESLDVADKYFAITPEDIQNLAQKIFAQPEIISLVGPNDI
- a CDS encoding lytic transglycosylase domain-containing protein, giving the protein MIKVNMITKLDTKKKKLTAGSVATMVVLAGVVALYNSVHLIDTDSIFAGESSIPATPKNPEKPMIFANNDEDAEVDADESAINLDIPQFVAIDEDNGPIPESGVVENREEILNDYENIISEEFHIPENLRERVGFWFDVYTLHNSNKRVIHHSVYPWIIFEVVDVTSIIESDTPKHRWMRNLKADALVKQQVAKTKNALKSLAKKKSYDNLNEDETRAMEALSHLDGEVKTKAKMALQNVRVQTGQRNFFQEGLEVSPKYLPAMEEIFENYGLPVELTRIPFVESSFNKHAKSKVGASGIWQFMGGTGRKFMVVNDNIDERHSPFKATVAAAQLLKENHMILKRSWPLAITAWNHGPPGMRKGMAKAKSHDLGEIISKYRTKSFDFASSNFYSEFLAALYAEKYHEEAFKDLNYSEKLNLHTVKLSRSINAKDLLRKSKLSEDNFVMFNPDLKKAVKINAQVPSGFTLMLDDDSRDLLKGIVAQATLGKKRKAPKAKTASSEVSLSEPVARDL
- a CDS encoding Sec-independent protein translocase subunit TatA/TatB; amino-acid sequence: MSEIIFLAILALIVIGPKELPEVARTLGRFLNELKRTTGDFTEDLKKQARVDHIDLFETPRKGPRSAPPANPSVSNDEEGDWSSPDHVPHGGAPTMHDSAHKREPVQMDLPEQKSTDDGGDNKGNKA
- the tatC gene encoding twin-arginine translocase subunit TatC, translating into MRTEDLDQKSQSLYEHLGELRFRLVRMVWILLIATGICYHFSEPVFDFIRAPIAPYLPGGGLIYTGPLDKFMAHIKIAFVCGIIVSCPLWLYQVWKFVAPGLYQNERKYSMGFIIAGSGLFVSGAAFSYYVVLPMAFHFLMNYGGTTDKAMISIEQYLGFFTQMCLMFGVSFELPLIISILGMMGLVSQKFLKDKRRYAIMTLAVAAAIITPPDLMSMVMMLIPMVLLYEIGVIMVGIFERKRETEIRQNQRE
- a CDS encoding acetyl-CoA carboxylase biotin carboxyl carrier protein subunit, whose translation is MYFEAELRGIKYKVDVTEGRHAWKISLQQEGKEWVHHDISKNDFKHAEEYISFLFQGKSYLIDVVGSDTEYTVFTRNSFRSIKIFNDEMLLHESLKKGGGFGGDMELKAGMPGKIIEIFAKEGDIVKANKPLLIMEAMKMENEMRATRDVKIKEIKIKQGDSVESGAVLIKFEEP